The genome window GCGTCAGCCCGGGATCGGGCCGTACAGCGGCTGCACCTCCGCCATCTCGAGGTCGGCGGTCGCCTGGATGAGCGCGAGCAGCTCGGTGTCGAGACCGGGCGAGAACTCCTCGTACCGCTCCTCGGCGATCGTCAGGGGCGCGCCGGCGGGTGCCTGCTCGCTCGCGTCCAGCTGTGTCCCGTCCTTCGACGGCGACATGCCCTGGAAGATCTTGCCGGCCTCCGACGCCGCCGTGAGGTCGAACGAGTACTGCTTGCTCTGGAGCCCCAGGTCGACGAGCTTCTTCACCTCGGGGAACTTCTCGGCGTTCGTCTTGGGGATCGGCAGCACCTTCGCCCAGTCGACGCCGAGGGTCTCCAGGGCGCGCGCGTACGCGTTCTCGTGCGCCTGGTCGCGCACGATGAGGTACGAGATCGTCGAGCGGGCCGTCTTGTTGTCGGTCATCTCGTAGATCCGGCACTTCTGCAGGCGGCCCGTCGACTCGAGCATGAGGTTGTACAGCAGGTCGAGGACGAGGTTGCCGGAGTTGTACACGTACGACCCGCTCCACGGGTTGCCGGCGGCGTCGACCGGCAGGGCTCCCTGCGCGGCCACGAGGTAGTGGTGGATGTTGCTCTCGTCGAGCGCGACGCGCAGCGGCGTGTCACCCCCGGCGCCGGGGGTGTCCAACGGGTCCGTCTTCTTGCCCTGGTAGCGCGGCGAGCCGTCGAGCAGGCGCGCGATGGTCGTGCCGATGAGCTCGACGTGGCTGATCTCCTCGGTGCCGATGCCCTGCAGCAGGTCGCGGTACGGCTTCCCGGCGGGCCCGCGGAAGTTCATGCTCTGGAACAGGTACTGCATCATCGTGCGCATCTCGCCGAACTGACCGCCGAGCCCCTCCTGGAGCGCGTTGGCTGCGGCCGGGTCCGGCTCGTCGGGGATGATCTCGTGGATCAGGCGCTGGACGTGCAGGTACATGGTTGTCCTACTTCCTGTGGCGGTCGTGGGACCTCCACGGTGCACCCGTAAGCCCACGTCGGCATCTCGAGGCGTCAGTGGTGATGGCCGCGACGGCCGAGCGTCTCGACCGGGCGGGCCCCCGCACGCGTCCACTGCGGGACCGGTCGACCGGTCGGGCCCCAGGTGGCCTCGCCCTC of Cellulomonas dongxiuzhuiae contains these proteins:
- a CDS encoding manganese catalase family protein: MYLHVQRLIHEIIPDEPDPAAANALQEGLGGQFGEMRTMMQYLFQSMNFRGPAGKPYRDLLQGIGTEEISHVELIGTTIARLLDGSPRYQGKKTDPLDTPGAGGDTPLRVALDESNIHHYLVAAQGALPVDAAGNPWSGSYVYNSGNLVLDLLYNLMLESTGRLQKCRIYEMTDNKTARSTISYLIVRDQAHENAYARALETLGVDWAKVLPIPKTNAEKFPEVKKLVDLGLQSKQYSFDLTAASEAGKIFQGMSPSKDGTQLDASEQAPAGAPLTIAEERYEEFSPGLDTELLALIQATADLEMAEVQPLYGPIPG